In Saccharomyces paradoxus chromosome XVI, complete sequence, the genomic stretch GTCACCGAACCTAAATTGTTGgctattttggaaaagtgTAAAAATAGTAACTTTGATACTGTCCAGAATTTTAAGGAGGAAATTATGCATTTTTTTGGGGTTTTGGAAAACCTTCCGAGTGCATCAAGAATAATTCAAGCTGTCTCGTTAAAGGCAAAGGAGCAAGTGACAAACTTAATTGAGCCTATAGAACATGTGGATATTAAGAGGTTGCTATCCAGAGATTTCATAATAGCTGATGATAACAAAATAGAAGAAAGGGCATGGAGTGGCCCGGTAATTatgaaggaagaagatttaAGTGACGCAGAAGAACTGAGTGCAGGGGAGCACCGTGCGCTGAAGCGAATCCTTAATAACGGGTAGAGTAAGAGGTCTTCCTATTGCGGCATGTACAATGAGTATGTATTCTTAAACTATCTATCTAAGATCTTGATTTACTATTTACTTTCTTGAAACACTTTCTAAACAGCTCAGAAATGTCgcctttttcttttatttttgaaaaattcaataccTAAGTAAATATCCTTTCTTTATAGTTTAGTTGGTgttgtttaatttttagTATCCCGTTCGGtaattttattaaaaataagaaatgaaaattcgAAAGAAATGAAGCTGGCCACGTTAAATTTAAAACCTTTGCACATTTCGAAcataaaacaagaagagcaGGCAATTTTATTCTCGACCGGCTGTCCATACAGATAAGAACGAAACGAAATGTTTGGTAGTAAACGTCTGAAAAATGTCAAGGATGCATTTAAATCTTTAAAAGGCCAAAATTCCGAGGCACCCATTGAGAATTCAAAACCGTCTCccaaatccaaaaattcgAAGACATCTTCCAAATCCAGAGATGCaagatcttcttcttctttgaagatCCCTATAAGTtcaaataacaaaaatagaattttttcactagcagaagaaaacaaatacgGTATGAGCAGTAAACCGATCGCAGCCGCTTTCGATTTCACCCAGAATTTGTTGGCAATTGCTACAGTCACAGGGGAAATCCATATTTATGGCCAGCAACAAGTAGAAGTTGTTATAAGACTGGAAGATAGATCTGctataaaagaaatgagaTTTGTGAAAGGTATCTATTTGATGGTCATTAATGCAAAAGATACTTTATACGTTTTATCGTTATATTCTCAAAAAGTACTTACAACAGTATTTATTCCCGGGAAAATAACATCAATCGACACAGATGCGTCCTTAGACTGGATGTTAATCGGTCTCCAAAGCGGTTCAATGATAGTTTACGACATAGATAGGGATCAACTCTCCGCTTTCAAATTAGACAACTTACAAAAAAGCTCATTTTTTCCAGCTGCAAGACTATCACCCATAGTATCCATTCAGTGGAACCCTAGAGATATTGGAACTGTTCTAATATCATACGAGTACGTAACTCTAACATACTCTTTAGTTGAGAACGAAATCAAACAATCCTTTATATACGAATTGCCACCTTTTGCTCCAGGAGGtgacttttcaaaaaaaaccaatgaaaaaagaacgCCCAAGGTTATTCAGTCCTTATATCACCCCAATTCACTACATATTCTCACTGTCCATGAAGACAATTCCTTGGTTTTCTGGGACGCTAATTCAGGCCATATGATAATGGCAAGGACAGTGTTTGAGACAGAAATCAATGTTCCACAACCTGATTACGTACGCGATTCTAGTACAAGTGCTGCTACAATTTCAAAAGTGTACTGGATGTGTGAAAACAATCCAGAATATTCCTCGCTATTAATCTCTCATAAACCAATCAGTAAAGGAGATAATCAAAGTCTAACCATGATCGACCTCGGCTACACACCGAGATATTCAATAACTTCTTATGATGGCATGAAGAACTACTACGCAAATCCGAAACAAATGAAGATATTTCCCTTACCAACTAATGCGCCAATAGTAAATACACTACCAATTCCAAGACAATCCCCGTATTTTGCGGGATGTCATAATCCGGGGTTGATTTTGTTAATCCTTGATAATGGTGAAATAGAAACAATGCTATATCCTTCCGGAATATTTACAGATAAAGCATCTTTATTCCCTCAAAATCTTTCATGGCTGAGGCCAATAGCTACGACTTCGATGGCCGCTTCTGTACCTAACAAATTATGGCTAGGAGCGCTTTCGGCAGCTCAAAACAAGGATTATTTATTGAAGGGAGGCGTTAGAACAAAGAGGCAAAAACGTCCGGCTGAATACGGCACAGCCTTCATTACCGGCCATTCTAATGGGTCAGTTAGGATATGCGATGCTTCCCATGGGGATATACAAGACAATGCTAGCTTTGAGATGAATCTATCAAGAACTTTGAATAAGGCCAATGGGCTGGCAGTCGATAAGATATCTTTTGCCTCAGAAACTCTCGAGTTGACGGTCTCAATTGAAACAGGAGACGTTGTTTTATTCAAATATGAGGTAAACCAGTTTTATAGTGCAGAGAAGAGACCAGAAAGCGGTGACCTGGAGATGAATTTCAGGcggttttctttgaataataCGAATGATGTTCTTGTCGATGTGAGAGACAGGGCACCTACTGGTGTAAGACAGGGATTTATGCCATCGACTGCTGTACATTCCAATAAAGGGAAAACCTCCGCGATAACCAATAGTAATATCGGATTTGTTGGCATTGCATATGCTGCCGGAAGCGTTATGTTGATCGATAGAAGAGGTCCAGCAATCATTTACATGGAAAACATTAGAGAAATTTCGGGAGCTCAAAGCGCATGTGTCACCTGTATCGAATTCATAATCATGGAGTATGGGGACGATGGTTACTCTAGCATATTAATGGTCTGTGGTACTGACATGGGCGAAGTAATCACGTACAAAATTCTTCCTGCATCAGGAGGAAAGTTCGATGTGCAGTTTATGGATATTACTAATGTTACCAGTAAGGGACCGGTACATAAGATTGATGCATTTTcaaaggaaacaaaatcTAGCTGCTTAGCTACTATTACAAAAATGCAGAATTTAAGTAAAGGCCTTTGTATTCCTGGTATACTATTAATAACTGGATTCAATGATATCAGGTTAATAGCATTAGGAAAATCTAAAGGTACGCATAAGAGTTTCAAATATCCGCTTGCCACCACAGGCTTATCTTACATTCCAActatagaaaaaaatgatgataGAAAGATCTTAACCGTATTGATTACATTAGAAATCGATGGCCATGTCAAAATCTTTTCTATTCCAGATTTCAAAGAACAAATGTCGGAGCATATTCCATTTCCAATAGCCGCAAAATATATTACAGAATCATCTGTTCTAAGAAATGGTGATATAGCGATTAGAGTGAGTGAATTTCAAGCGtcattattttcaactGTCAAGGAACAGGATACGCAAGCACCAGTTTCTGACGTGCTGTATATTAATGGAATCAGGATCCCCTATAGGCCACAGGTAAATTCATTACAATGGGCAAGAGGCACAGTGTATTGTACTCCCGCTCAATTAAATGAATTACTGGGTGGCGCGAATAGACCTGACTCTAAATATAAAGAGAGTATCATTGCTGAGGGAACTTTTTCGGAACGTCCTTCAGAAAATAACCAGGCGAACAATCCAGAACACCAGTATACCAAGCCCACTCGAAAGGGCAGAAATAGTAGTTATGGGGTACTGAGAAATGTTTCTCGTGCTGTGGAGACCAGATGGGACGCCGTTGAAGATAGATTCAACGACTATGCTACTGCCATGGGAGAAACAATGAACGAGGCTGTTGAGCAGACTGGGAAAGATGTAATGAAAGGTGCCCTGGGTTTTTAAATACATACTCTAATCCATATAGGAGAATGGGCTACTCTCTTCTTaaattaatatttttttttaattctatATGCTTCATAAATTAATTTGAATTGATTTACTTTTCATTATACATACGTCTAGTTTTATGAAGTTTTATTGACACATGAGCTATCAAGTTTATAGTCCTTTAATCAAACGAGTGACTTCATTAAGACCATCTTCATGAATTTGTGACAACTTCTTTTGGACAATAGGGACAATGTCAGCAGCACTAACCAAttcaccatcatcatcggCAAATTCTTGGCCCAATCTTTTGACACGTAATTTACCCTCCAAGTACTCCTCCTTACCGAGAATCACGGCAATGTGACAACCCGCTTTTTCAGCAGCGTCAAATTGCTTCCTAGGGTTAGCCTTGGATTTATAAACATATTCAGCTTCAATACCAGCATCCCATAATTGCTTGGTGACCTTCATTCTTTCAGGTAAATAACCAGTCCAGTCTTTACCACCACCAAAAGCCATAACAAACACCTGCGTAGCAGTTGGCTTTATAACTGTAGAGGAACTAATTCTTTGTTtgatcaaagaaaatattctttcaacaccaaaagaaataccaACACATGGGATTTGAGTAGATTTTTTGCCGGAGGCTTCAGAAAACATGTTGACCAAATTATCATAACGGCCACCGGCTGCAATTGAGCCGACACCAACAAACTCTGAGGCGTCTTCAACAGATTtcgccttcttcttcaattctgAAGCATTCTTTGGTGGAGCAGATGCTGAAGTAACAACTTCAAAGATTAAACCTGTATAGTAATCCAAACCTCTTGCAAGAGAAAGATCAAAGGAGATGAATGAGTCAATGTTAAATGCTTCGGCATACTTCATCAAAGTAGCAATCTCATCCAAACCTTGTTTAGCCATTTCATTTGAAGTGATTTTGGCATCTTCAGACAGAATGGTATGGATTTCCTTCAAAGAACCGTTTAATTTAACATATTCACCGATTTTGTCGGCTGTTTCTTCAGATTGacccttttcttcagtCATTTCCCTTTTGACTGCCTCCCATGGGGATTTGTCCAATTTATCGACAGCAGAGGAGATTTTCCTCACATCCTCATCTTTAACGCCAGATATTTGGAAGATACCATCAAGAATCTTCCTGTGATTtagtttgattttgaaatctttgattCCCAAACTGGTCAAACCTTCCACTAAAATGGATAAACATTCAGAATCAGGAACCATCGATTCGAAGACACCTGCAACATCAAAATCACACTGGTAAAACTCCCTCATACGACCTTTGGTCATAGCTGGTTGATCTCTTCTGTAGACCTTTGCAATATGATACCTCTTGATACTTTGAAGGTTGTTCATTGCAACGTACCTAGCAAAGGGAACAGTCAAATCATAACGTAAAGAACATAGTTCACCACCCTGATCCTCCAAGTTGTAGATTAATTTGGAGTCTTCACCATACTTACCTGCCAAAATTTCTCTCAACTCGAAGACGGGTGTGTCAATGGTGACACCACCATGCTTCTTGAATAGACCAGATAAAGTGCTGAAAATGGCTTCTCTGATAATCATATCACTGTCAGCCCAGTCCTTAGTACCCTTAGGCGTTTTCAAAGATACTTGCAATTTGCCTTTCTTCGGAGCCTTTGGAGCCTTTGGAGTCTTAACAGCAGGAGCAGGAGCAGCGGCAGAGGATGACATTCTGAATATTGAAAGCGGCTTTATAGATGTGACTACTCTATTTATTGTTCTACTAAGCATTAAGCAAGAGATGTGCAGAAAGGAACTATTTTAAAATAACATCTTTAGCCGTAAGACTCATATTTAAAAGTTCGATCGACCAAAGCCATAAGTCATCTTTGAACTAATtagaactgaaaaaaaaaaacttgataaaaaatttcaagcGAAAAGTATTATCGTCTTACACGGTGATAAACAGATTTAGTTATGCAAAGGGAGAACTGCGCTTAtaaggaaagaaagagatATATACTACATTTCGACCAGAAATAAGTGTATCGCCAGGATCATATAAGTGTATCATCGGCGAGCCTTCACACCTTCCAATGCTTAGAAATGGTCACCTTAAGTGttagtggaaaaaaatatgatggCCGCGtttcgaagaaaataaagaaaaaataaagtaaacCAACTTCAAACGAGAAACAAGCGAAAAATGGTAAACAAAAGAGATAGAACACAGTAGTGGACTAATAGCAAAAGCGCAAGAATAAATACATAATAAGAAAACCGGTCAAGAATGACACTGAATAGGAAGTGCGTTGTGATACATAACGGGTCACACAGAACGGTGGCCGGATTTAGTAACGTCGAATTGCCACAATGCATTATACCTTCTAGTTATGTTAAAAGAACGGATGAGGGGGGGAAAGCTGAGTTTATATTCGGGACCTACAGCATGATAGACGCTGCGACAGAAAAACGCAATGGTGATGAGGTGTATACATTAGTGGATAGTCAAGGGTTGCCGTACAATTGGGAAGCATTGGAGTTGCAGTGGAGGTATCTGTACGATACCCAATTGAAAGTTTCACCCGAGGAATTGCCATTGGTAATTACGATGCCTGCCACTAATGGAAAACCGGACATGGGCATATTGGAGCGCTATTATGAGCTGGCGTTCGACAAATTGAATGTGCCAGTATTCCAAATTGTAATCGAGCCATTGGCGATTGCCTTATCCATGGGCAAGAGCTCTGCATTCGTGATCGATATGGGCGCGTCAGGCTGCAATGTTACTCCCATCATTGACGGTATTGTGGTCAAGAATGCCGTAGTGAGATCTAAATTTGGCGGTGATTTCTTGGATTTCCAAGTACACGAAAGGTTGGCTCCCTTGATTAAGGAGGAGAGCGACATGGAAAACATGGCAGACGAACAGAAAAGGTCCACTGACGTTTGGTACGAAGCAAGCACGTGGATCCAGCAGTTCAAGTCTACCATGTTGCAAGTAAGCGAAAAGGACTTGATTGAGTTGGAAAGATATTACAAAGAGCAAGCAGATATATATGCCAAACAACAGGAACAGTTGAAACAAATGGACCAGCAACTTCAGTACACGGCGTTAACGGGGAGCCCCAACAACCCGCTggttcaaaagaaaaattttctattcAAGCCATTAAACAAGACTTTAACCCTTGACCTCAAGGATTGCTACCAATTTGCAGAGTATCTCTTTAAACCTCAACTGATATCAGACAAATTCTCGCCAGAGGATGGACTGGGACCGCTAATGGCAAAATCAGTCAAGAAGGCCGGCGCTAGTATAAATTCAATGAAGGCGAATACCTCCACCAACCCGAACGGATTGGGCACAAGCCACATAAACACCAATGCTGGCgataataacaatactgccagcagcagcaacatATCACCAGAACAAGTATACTCGCTACTGTTGACGAACGTCATCATCACAGGATCTACCTCTCTGATCGAAGGCATGGAACAACGCataataaaagaattgTCCATCAGGTTTCCGCAATACAAGTTGACAACTTTTGCCAACCAAGTCATGATGGACCGTAAAATCCAAGGATGGCTGGGCGCCGTTACGATGGCCAATCTTCCATCATGGAACTTGGGAAAATGGTACTCTAAGGAAGATTACGAAATGCTAAAAAGAGATGGAAAGCAGTCGCAGCCCACGAACGCAACAAACTAGTAGCGAAACGCAAATATACAAAAGAGATCGTGGGCGGCTAGAAAGTGATGAGATCTCgacccatttttttcaccgcCGGTAGTAGCTATCAGAAAGGAGTTAGCCCGTTTCCTTCAAGATTTTATTCCCCCCTACTTGAGTGAGGGACATATCAACAAACGCGATAACCCAATGAACCCATTCtaatataaaaaaactGTATAAATAGTctatataaaaatgaacTCTAAGCTGGTGACGTCCACAGTAAACAGCCCATTTTCCATTATGCGCTACCCGGCGGCGGCATATCGTCCCAGCAATAAACTGCCGCTGTTTTGTCTCTCTTTGTCGTTCACATTCAAGGACATTTGGTAATCAGTTTGCCAGGACAACAGTAAACAAAAGAGCGTAAGTACAAATGCGCTGCACGTGTGCCGGAACAATGGCGCTTCTGGCTCGTCCGGATGATgtagaaaggaaaataaaatctcGCAATCCGGAAAAACACCTCGTGAAAAGCAAAACTGGGAACCCCTAAACCCAGTACCCGCATAATGCTTTCCCGGGGAAAGGGGTAGAGGTTGATTGAATTTTGTTACCCGGAAACAAAAGAGGCATCGCTTCGCACGTTTGTTTACAATTGATGACTGCGCTCCCCTAATAGATAAGATAAGGTCGCGaaagaagggaaaaaaagtctTCTACAAAATTTAGTCCGCACAGACGGTGCCAGACGGTGTTTTATCGAAACTTTTTTTCGCATCATCGAGTGCCATTTGTGGTCATTATTATCCCCCAAACATGCGAAATAGTACACTATTTTTGGCAGGAAAGTAGGCTGATATGCCGCATTGATGTCCTATGTAGCGAAAcacaaacaaaaaaagaaaaagtaggataaaaaaagaaaagtaagatgaaaaaaagagtgaaaaattaatttATTTGTTAGTGCAAGCGGTCCAGTGTAGTAGTAGGCTTGATAATGAATTAAAGATGACTCCGACGCATGTTGTTTGCAATCTTTTATTTAGTTCgtacattttctttttttgtaatataTAAGGGTAGTGATTCTGTATATCGAATTCTCGGGCTTGGTTTGCTCGTAACTTGTTCTG encodes the following:
- the SRO7 gene encoding Rab GTPase-binding protein SRO7 (Effector of Rab GTPase Sec4p~similar to YPR032W), which gives rise to MFGSKRLKNVKDAFKSLKGQNSEAPIENSKPSPKSKNSKTSSKSRDARSSSSLKIPISSNNKNRIFSLAEENKYGMSSKPIAAAFDFTQNLLAIATVTGEIHIYGQQQVEVVIRLEDRSAIKEMRFVKGIYLMVINAKDTLYVLSLYSQKVLTTVFIPGKITSIDTDASLDWMLIGLQSGSMIVYDIDRDQLSAFKLDNLQKSSFFPAARLSPIVSIQWNPRDIGTVLISYEYVTLTYSLVENEIKQSFIYELPPFAPGGDFSKKTNEKRTPKVIQSLYHPNSLHILTVHEDNSLVFWDANSGHMIMARTVFETEINVPQPDYVRDSSTSAATISKVYWMCENNPEYSSLLISHKPISKGDNQSLTMIDLGYTPRYSITSYDGMKNYYANPKQMKIFPLPTNAPIVNTLPIPRQSPYFAGCHNPGLILLILDNGEIETMLYPSGIFTDKASLFPQNLSWLRPIATTSMAASVPNKLWLGALSAAQNKDYLLKGGVRTKRQKRPAEYGTAFITGHSNGSVRICDASHGDIQDNASFEMNLSRTLNKANGLAVDKISFASETLELTVSIETGDVVLFKYEVNQFYSAEKRPESGDLEMNFRRFSLNNTNDVLVDVRDRAPTGVRQGFMPSTAVHSNKGKTSAITNSNIGFVGIAYAAGSVMLIDRRGPAIIYMENIREISGAQSACVTCIEFIIMEYGDDGYSSILMVCGTDMGEVITYKILPASGGKFDVQFMDITNVTSKGPVHKIDAFSKETKSSCLATITKMQNLSKGLCIPGILLITGFNDIRLIALGKSKGTHKSFKYPLATTGLSYIPTIEKNDDRKILTVLITLEIDGHVKIFSIPDFKEQMSEHIPFPIAAKYITESSVLRNGDIAIRVSEFQASLFSTVKEQDTQAPVSDVLYINGIRIPYRPQVNSLQWARGTVYCTPAQLNELLGGANRPDSKYKESIIAEGTFSERPSENNQANNPEHQYTKPTRKGRNSSYGVLRNVSRAVETRWDAVEDRFNDYATAMGETMNEAVEQTGKDVMKGALGF
- the ARP7 gene encoding Arp7p (Component of both the SWI/SNF and RSC chromatin remodeling complexes~similar to YPR034W) — translated: MTLNRKCVVIHNGSHRTVAGFSNVELPQCIIPSSYVKRTDEGGKAEFIFGTYSMIDAATEKRNGDEVYTLVDSQGLPYNWEALELQWRYLYDTQLKVSPEELPLVITMPATNGKPDMGILERYYELAFDKLNVPVFQIVIEPLAIALSMGKSSAFVIDMGASGCNVTPIIDGIVVKNAVVRSKFGGDFLDFQVHERLAPLIKEESDMENMADEQKRSTDVWYEASTWIQQFKSTMLQVSEKDLIELERYYKEQADIYAKQQEQLKQMDQQLQYTALTGSPNNPLVQKKNFLFKPLNKTLTLDLKDCYQFAEYLFKPQLISDKFSPEDGLGPLMAKSVKKAGASINSMKANTSTNPNGLGTSHINTNAGDNNNTASSSNISPEQVYSLLLTNVIITGSTSLIEGMEQRIIKELSIRFPQYKLTTFANQVMMDRKIQGWLGAVTMANLPSWNLGKWYSKEDYEMLKRDGKQSQPTNATN
- the HTS1 gene encoding histidine--tRNA ligase (Cytoplasmic and mitochondrial histidine tRNA synthetase~similar to YPR033C), with translation MLSRTINRVVTSIKPLSIFRMSSSAAAPAPAVKTPKAPKAPKKGKLQVSLKTPKGTKDWADSDMIIREAIFSTLSGLFKKHGGVTIDTPVFELREILAGKYGEDSKLIYNLEDQGGELCSLRYDLTVPFARYVAMNNLQSIKRYHIAKVYRRDQPAMTKGRMREFYQCDFDVAGVFESMVPDSECLSILVEGLTSLGIKDFKIKLNHRKILDGIFQISGVKDEDVRKISSAVDKLDKSPWEAVKREMTEEKGQSEETADKIGEYVKLNGSLKEIHTILSEDAKITSNEMAKQGLDEIATLMKYAEAFNIDSFISFDLSLARGLDYYTGLIFEVVTSASAPPKNASELKKKAKSVEDASEFVGVGSIAAGGRYDNLVNMFSEASGKKSTQIPCVGISFGVERIFSLIKQRISSSTVIKPTATQVFVMAFGGGKDWTGYLPERMKVTKQLWDAGIEAEYVYKSKANPRKQFDAAEKAGCHIAVILGKEEYLEGKLRVKRLGQEFADDDGELVSAADIVPIVQKKLSQIHEDGLNEVTRLIKGL